The genomic interval AGAAGTTGTGCAGCAAGGGGTAAcgaaatgaagaaatgaaaccCCTTTCAAACTGTAGTTGTAGTGGCAAACGTGGGTGTTATCCCTGAGCATTTGGAGCCATGAGCAAAGTGCTTGGCCAGGCTGAGtgtgctggaaagcagcatCTGTGCATGGAGGTCTGCAAAGCCTCCCTttgctgcactgcttttctgtgcatAATATGAAGCAGCATAAACCTTAAGATCCTTGCACCTCCTAGCCgaggttgggtttttttttgttttgttttgttttttgttttttgtattttgaactGATGATGGGACAGCGAGGTTTTGGttgtttgatttttgtattGAGAGttccctgctgctggctctgttAAGTTGCTGCATTGCAGTTTGTGCCCTcgcttcctttctttcctgctaACTTTTCTCGCTCCTCTAGGCAGGTGGTGCTGGCAGAATTATTGCTGATGGCTGAATTTTTGCCAACCAACAAAACGCTCAACAAAAATAGCAGTAGAACAGGATGTAGGgtttggtggtggtgggagcGCTGTGGCTCGTGGGCAACTCCATCTCTCGTTGGGTCTCACCCTTCTGCCCCACAGCATGGAGACAGCAAACCTGGGTAAGAtattcatagaattgtagagtggttgggtttgaagggacccTAAATATCATCTGGTTCCACTCTCCCTGCTGTGGGAGAGAGAacccagggcccatccatgcTCGTGGGcatccccagctctgtgcagcagtgccatggcctcaccaccctctgtgcaGAGAAAATCCTATTCACATCCATCATCCCAGCACCTTTGTCAGCAGAAGGTAGTCTCAAAAGACCAGGCAGAAAGAGAGGCATTTTGCACACAGCAAATGTTTAAAGAAGCCTTTTCCTTAAGATCAGCACCCCAGCAATGGTTCCATCCCATGGTTCCATCCCATAGAGGAGCTGCTGGGGTTTCTAAAACATCAAATTCTGCCAGCTTCTTATTATGGTGGGTGCTGTAGGATGGGGTGGTGATGGGTTTGATAAATTGATGAGCAGTTTCCTCTTTAAGTCTTATTGTCTGGATACTCATTGAAAGaaatgtggagctgctggaacagCTTTAGGAATAGTGGGAGGGGAGCTTGGTACCTTGGTAAAAATAGGTGAGCTGTGTTTTGAAGCATCAATAACAtgcacaaatattttctcagcTCTGTAGTTACTTTAAATACACAACAACAAACCAGCCCAAAACCTCAGACCTTTGCTATTTTTTGGCTCTCAGTATCTTACCAgaattgttctttttgttttataatagCCAAGACTCAGAGCACAGCCTTGCCACTCTTAGGTCCCATCGTTGGCAGTCTCAGCAGAGAGCTGTGCCCAGAGTGGCTCTTTGTGTTTATTCCCCATTTGTCAGCAGGGGACACTTGGGGACACTTGCAGTGCCACTCCCTCTGCTCATTCTGTTCTTGGCAATGGACGTGTGGATAGGGAGCTGCCAAGAGGAGGTCTGGGCCAGCACCTTGTTTTCAAAGGTTTATTGGATGTTGCAGGCGTGCTGTAATGTCGCATCTTGTGGTCGGAGAGTTTTAAGCAATTTGAAGCTTGGCTTCCacctgttttctttgtttcgGTCCTGAAATAGAAAGAGAAGATGACGAGAAAGCCAAGCCCACCCTTTGGCTCATAAAAATGTCAATGGGGAATTGTCTTCTGTGATCCGCTGATGCTCTCGTGGTGCTCTGGGGATGGAACAGCCCTCTTCCAACCATGTGAACAGGGATGTTTGTCCAGAATTCAGTTCCAGCCCTGGGCACAAACAACCCTGCGTGACAGAAGCAGGTCTCAAAAGGAGCAGTTGTCACagaagagcagctgtggggagGTTTCTTCTATCGGCACCTACTAACCTGGAGTTTATCACTGTTTTCAGACCAGCTATACAGGCAAACTCCTAATCGACCCCCAGCCATTGTTTTAGTCTTCAGTGGTTTATTTATCATAGAATCTCAGAACAGCtgggggtggaagggacctcaaacatcatctcgttccaacccTGGATGATTTATGCAGGGCTTTTCTCAGACAATCACTCTGAATGGAACCAGAAGAAATAATCTGGCACATCCTTGCGTCCCAAGACaagattaattatttttctatcacATCCAGACCTCTTTGCTGGCTTTACTTCTGGAAAGTAGGTTACAATCTGTAAAGCGAGAATACCTGGAACTTTTTAGATGACTTGCTGTATCTTGAGATGGAGATCATGGGTGGTGGTGCGGCTGTTCCCTTTCCAGGCCATTCACTTGGGTCTGTTGCCACTTCAGAGCttgcttctgtttattttcaatCCGTAAGGATCTATCAGGCAGCATTTCCAACACTGTTGATAAAATTCATCCTTGTTTAAGGGTAAGGAGAGGAGTGGTAGACTGAATCCTTCGCATTACTACTTCTTTATAAACATAGGGTACAATTGATAGCTGCTCGGAAAACCTTTCACTTCTGTACGTTTCTTTAAAGCCCTATTATAATAGGTAATTAAAGTATACTAATTGAATTAAGTTCCCATCTGTCTAAGTTCAGCAAGCCAGCAAGTCCGTTAATTAAGATATCATGTTTGCTATAACAGAGGCTGCAAACACAGAGCTGGCCACCAATGGGATAAGCAAATATCTGACTTTGTGCCAAATTCAGAGCATCCAGCGGGCTGAAGGGGTCAGAACAAAATGTGCAAGGTAAGCAACGCTTGCTTGTGGGTTAACAATAACTGCAAGAATATAGCTGGGAAGAAGTGCCAACGTGGGTTGGATGCAAACGCTGTTAAGCACTCAGAGGCAGACAGCAGCAATAGTAACTGAAAGAGACTGAACATTGGGTAGctcagcagctggctgcagtcTCGGTGGGACGATGCCTAATATCAGAGACAAGAAGAGAGAACACAGCAGTTAAAATGAGTGTCTTAAGGCTGCAATTTCAAAAAGTTGATAAACCACCAGTGTATCCTGCAGCCTGTGTGCAGCACTGTAGGCTCCGGGCTGATCCACCGTGAGCTGTCTGTGTGCTGTTATCATCTGCCAGCCCCACGTGCAGGTCCCACCGAGGAGCTCCTTTTAGATGCTGCGTGTTCACTGCTCTCATTGTGGGATTGCAGTTTTCTGAACAAGACATAAAATTTAAGAGCCTCACCGCCTGGAACTGAGGATTTCCTTCTCATTAGGATCACTGTGCCCATCTCTGTGCCCTTCTCAGGAGATAATTCCAGCCAAGATGCCCACCAGAATCCTACTATTGCTGATAATTGCCCTTCCCGATTTCTTCTGATAGCTTCAGTCTAATGAAACACCCTGTGCTAGGAGAAAATCTGGGAGGAAAACAATGCACGTGGATGTAGGTACCTGCATGcagctggggatggggcagTGCTGGTAGTGCACAGGTACCCGTGGGAGTGGTTTGCGTGGGGACTGTTAGAGGGACAGGAGGAGGTGGTCACCTCTGAAGCATGACACTGCTGAGGACCAGGGTGCCCAAACCCACTGCATCCCACCTGTGTCAGCATTGCTGCCTTCCACCCATCTGTTTTAGAGCAATCTGGTTTTTTGGCTGCTCGTGAAGGCATTTACCATAATGGATGGGTTGGACAGTAGCACAGGAGGATCACATCCCTGCTGAGCTTTCAGGAGGAGCGTGCACCCGTGGGGGCTCCGCATGGAATGGGACCAGGACGTGTTTGGTTTCCAGAAGATTTGCAGACGGGGGCAGAAGGATGACTGCTGACCCAGGATGaagccagcagggctgcaccGATGCTCCAGGCTCACGTCCTTGTTGGTGTGATGCTTTGAGGCAGTGGCAGAAGATAATTTTTATCCCTTATGGGAAAACTTCCCAACGAGGAGGTTGGATGAAAGCAGGAGCTCCTTGGTATGGTTTGAAAGCAAAGAGACATCTGCCACAGCTCAGCAAAGCCTGACAGGTGGAAAACGCGCCAGCCCCCTCCTCCTACACGTCTCCTGTGTGTCACAGCCACAGGCTCCTTGCTGCTGTCCCAACATGTGATGCCATAGCAGTGTCCCCTGCCCTACTCCATGGTGGTATTTCCCCCTAAAAGACCGCACCAATCTCCGGGAGCCGGGAGGATTCTGCAGCTCGAGAGCACACGagtaaaactgaattatttagCATATTTTTAGTGCAAGCAGGTGTGGGGGGTTTGAAGCTGTCTGAGTTGGGAATTCTCTGCAGAGGAGTTGGGGTCTGGGGGGATTTGAGAACGCCGGACAAGTTTTTTCCATTCTTATCTTTTTACTGCCTCTtgacagccttttttttttatttttttaatttttttttttttttttgtttcctttctgtctgaaTTCTCCTTCCATTGCTTGTGTTTTActtctccctcctgctgcaTTTGGATGCTTCACCTGGCACAGCAGTGACGCTCCGTGCCCGCTCCCATGGGACTGACAGCACAGAGCCGGGTGCCAGTTCAGCTGGAAATGCAGCCACCTGAAAggctgggagggaaggagaaggcaGGGGTTGTGCTTAGGGCTGGGAGGGGgttgttttttgcattttgtaatGCAAAATCACACGGCATGGAGGTGGCTCGGGGTGGTCTCAGGTTTTAATATTCACTGAAAATCTCATCTCCCTGCTGTCTGGTTCACCCAGCTCCTTCTCAGCCATGTGTTCCTGCAGCCCTGGTGCTGGGTCAGACCCTTGTGGTGAGGGTCTGTGGGGGTCTCGGGGCTGTGGCCCCGCTCTGCTGTCAGGGCAGCATCTGCCAGTTCCCCGCATGCAGAAGCTGTGATGATGGCAGCATCCCTCACACTGAGATCTCCATGACCCAAGCGAACTTGGATGATCCATACGGTTCTTAAATGGGGATAttcatattttaacaaaatatatgctcagagctgtgtgtgaTGTAACAGGACATGAGGGGAACGCCTGGCCATGCTGGCAGCAAGTTTGCTGCACAGAGGGGAGTGGAGGGGAAGGGGTTACCGAATCTCCATCCTCTTTGGGCACAAGCTTTTGGGGAGGCAACCATTTGGGCAGCAGATGGGTGCGCTGATAGGGCTTGGAAACCTCTCAGGCAAAAGGAAATCCTTCCTCCCCACCCGGAGGCTgagctctggtgctgcagaacagcacgTCCCAGGGGAGCACAGTGCCATGCTCCTCCAGCACTTGGCCGGCTGCCTCCGTTGATGCTCTCAGGTaggaagagctgcatttcagaGTGCTTTTCTCACCCCCCCCTCCCCTACCAGCTTGGCACAGCTCCCTTTGGGCAGGAGAACGCCGTGGATGTGAGAGCCATTGGTTGTGCAATGTGACATTACTGCACGGCGCAGCATCCTGCCCAGAGAGCAACACACTCTGCCATTAATTGGAGGGAAAACAATCAGAGACCTGCTGCTCCTGGAGTTTGTTGAAAGCTCAGGAAGACGGGGAAATGTTGGTGTTTATGAGGCGGCAGCTGGTGCTCAGCTCTGGCAGGGGAGcgcgaggaggaggagggaagcgGCTCTATTTGGGTTTGGAGCCTAATTGGCAAAACTGTAATAATTCTTAGATCAAATAGATGACGTGCTCAGCCCACTTGCATTTTTAGGCTTCTGCGTGTAATAGCAAGTCATAACACTGGGGATTTTGTGAATAATCATTCCTGCTCGCCTCCCCTTCCAGGGGAGGATTTCCAACACGCTTCCCCAGAAAGCAAACGAATATTATCTTTACAGAGCACGAGACAAAGGCTTGAAACAACTTGGTTAGGTTTATTGGGTGATCCAATCGGACGTACGCCCAGGAATTAGGATTGTTGAACCCTCtggctgtgccatgcaggggATGGGGTGTCTACCTATTGCAGAGCACGTGCTGACAAAGAGGCATCGAGGGGGCTCAGGACCAGGACCCCCGTGCTGCCCATGTCCAACCCCGCACGGTGACATCCCTGCACCAGTGGCTCTTTCCATACAGTCATCAGGTGCTgatggtgacagcagcagcagcagatcccTCACTTTCATGCACGGAGGAGTGTGTGGCAGGAGGAGTGGCAGCAGTAACGCgtccaggagctgctgtggctATTGAAATGGGGGATTATGAGCATAAAGGCTTGGCTGACTCACTAGACCTCATTAAAGTCTAATAATCGCTATAAAGATGCAGCATTGGGCatctgcagccccagctccgAGGAGCTGAAGCTCGGTGAGGATGCTAATAGCCGCTTGATAGTTTGGGCATGGAactgtaaaatgtatttatttgtgtaGAGAAAGCACTTAGGATTCCCTCCACCAGGCAGAGCCTCAGTGGTTGTATTCAGGAACAGAAGGGCCGGGTTTGTCCTATTGCACCTGTGGCTCAGCAGtaattttctgtttgcatttaaaTCCATTTTTGGGAATACTTCTGTATGTGTTTGCTTGGGAAGTCTGGGAATAGCGGGGTGTATTTTCCAGTAGTCGCCCCATTATGAGTTCACCTAGATTTAGTATCACCAACCTAAGAACCTCCTAAAAGAAAATCCTGAGCCAGAACGTGACCTGAGCATCGACTGGAAATGGAGTAATCAAGGGGCTCTGCTACCAACTGCTGTGGGAACTCCTCCAAATATTGCCAAATTGTGGTGACGTTCTGATAGTTCGGTCCTCCGTCACCTTCACGCCTTTAAGGAAGTTCTCCCATTAAGTAGGACTCTGTGACCATAGCTCTTGGTGGCTCATTAATTAGCACAGAGGGTTTTATGAACCGTCTTCCCTCTTGTTTGGTCCATGTGTCCGGCTGCTCTCTGCAAGATCCTGAGCTGAGACAACTGATGCCTTGAAGCTGTCATAGCAGCAAGATGGATCCAGTGGTGCCATCCTGGCAACGAATGGTGCCTCCCTGTGAGCTCTGTCCTTTCTGAAATCCTGCATTAACGTTTTATGAAGGTGATTGCTAGCAATGTGAGTCACGGGCCGCTGCTGGTTTTTGGATGTGGTACATAGAGGATGGCAGAGAGACAACTTCTGATGGACTGGGAGATGGCAAAAGGCAGAGAGAACTCAACCCGCAAAGAGTTGGATTTGAGGTTGATTGCtcctaattatttttcaagatacGGGGCAAAATTAACAGAGGATTGCTTGGACTGTAAGTGGAATTGTGGAAAATGAACCTAATGGGGGAATTACTCAAACATTAACCAGTGTTTTGAGGAAGGTGGTGGAAGAGCCAGCACTAAAGTCTTGAAAGCTGGAGGTGATGGGAGTCCCTGGGTGAGCACTGGGTGCCTCAGCATCGCATCCTGATGCTGTCCTGCCTCATCCAATCCCAGCACTGGGCAGCCCTAATGAGTGCAATTAATGGCTGCTGATGGACTTTGGCATTAGGGTGGTGCGTTCTGGGAAGATGGTTTTGAAATGTGCTGGAGCACAAGTTAACTTGGCTGGGAGAGTCACGAAACTTAAATTAGGAGGATTTTataaggaagaggaagaaatattaACAAATTAAAGAGAACTAATTACTGGAGATGGAGAATGTTGGCTGTGTAGTTGTAGATGACAGCGGTATGTGGTTCCCATTGGGACCCTTCCTGCTTTGGAGACAAAGACATTGCCCATCCGCTGGGTTATCAGAGATGATAAGGAGCTGCATTTCATACACAGAGATGGCTCTAATTGCAAAACTGCTGCAAACGCTTCTGTGGCACTTGGCTGAACCCTGGAGTCACGGAGGGTTTTTGAAGTCTGCTTTCCGCAGCCATTACATGAGGCTCTGTTTGTAATGAAGTTTGCAACTCAAGAAACTTCATTTAGACAAATTTTAGCTCTTCCTCCctacccccccaaaaaaaaaatatatatccattTTATGTTCAGCTGTTAATGGGGAAAGAAATTAGCCTTGGTGATCCTGCAGTCACGGGGTCTGACTCCACTCGAGGAGCAGGCACAGCTCATGGCCaagggcagatgtggcacttggggatgtggacagtgggcatggtggggatgggctggggttggacttggtcaACTCAGAGCTCTTTGCTACCCTCACAACGTGAGCCATGCCCACGAGCAGCAGCCACGAGCCATCCCCAAGGGGAGCGACCCCAAGGAGCAGTGCTCTCTGTGCACTGTGCAGGTTTGGGGTGCACGATTTTCCCTTCTATTGTTTGCCCTCCAGCTCAGCAAAATCCTTTTCTGAGAGCAGGTTGTGACTCCACTAGCAGGAATCCTCTTCTCCCAACCCAGAATAATGGCCCGTCCTGGTCTCCTAGTAACTGCGCTGCCACATCACTTTTGACAATGGTGCATCCTTTGTagcctgtttttctgttcctgctgtCTGCTCTGTTTCTTCAAATGGCAATTGTCTGAAATTTCTCCAAATGGGCAACTTTTGTGTGtggaggttttgtttgttttgtctgtcCCTTTCTGCGGCCCTTCCTTGCAGCATAAGCTTTGGTGAGATGgcttttctccccctccccaaatGCTCATCCTGTTATTTTCTGAAACCGCTCTCTCAAAGCATTTGAAACTTTCTGTTCTCCGAGTAAAAGTCCTCTCATTGATTATTGCACTAAAAGGCTTTCTTTGCTCAATGTATTTTGGAACTGGCTCCTGCCTGTACAAGTGCACGGCGATGGAACTTGGCAGGTGTGTGCCAGCACCCAGCAAACCCAGCTCCAGTctggggagaaggaagggatTGGACTTGTCGAGGCTGAGGCGTAAAACCTGCTGTGGAAGTAACACCTTGCTAATAAATGGGCCACGGTGCTCTTGGCTGAATGGGATCTGTTGGCTTAAGCTGGCCTGGTGCTATGGATGCAGAGTCTGGGGGCACAAGGGAGGGCTGGGATGGGAGGGTGCTGCTTTTGCTTGGTCTTCTCTGTAGGAGCAAAGTGTGAACCTAGAGCATGGATGCTCACAGGGGAAGTAGGGAATACCCATGGGAGGTGCAGAAAAGCTCCTTGTACAATCAGTGGCCACTGGGCATTGGGGTGATAGTGGGAAAGTGGAGGGGTCTGAGGCCCAAAGTAGGGCCCCTAACCTCCCTTTACAAGAGAAGTCCAGGTGATGGAGCAGAGCTGAATTTGGGCAGGCACAGCCCAGTGGGAGCACAGCAATACCCTGTGCACCCGCCTGCCTCGGGCACAGACTGAACTTGCTGTCAGTAACAACACTTGACCTGCCTCGTTACCACCGTAAAAACTTTATTCTCTCTCCCAAGGACAGCACTgtgagtttttttccttccagatcAGTTAAATGCTACTCCGCCACCCAACCACACACTTCTGCACCCAGGAACCGGCAGCTCCGAGCCCAGCGCACACAGACACGGGTGGGAGCCCCATGAAACACAGATGAGACGAAGGGGAAACGCATGAATCACACACAGCGTCAGGGGAAACACGTGAATCACACATTGTGTCAGCAAGATTCGACAGATCCGATCAGGATTCCTCTCTCTGTGGCTCCATCCTTCCCAGTCCCCCAAACCAGTGGGCTGCGCTGGGGTGGCACCCGGGGTGTCCCTCCCTGTCCCACCCCAACGTTCAGCCCAAGCGTGGGAAATCACAGCCCTGTTCCTCCCAGCACGTGGCTGGGGGGAGATGAGGtggctgtgcatggctgtcccCCAGCCATGGCGTGCACCAGGTGCCCTTGTCCCTGCTGCTCTCTCCGTGCTGTGCCcacctgctcctgcagccctctgcaTCTGGTCCCCCACCTTTTAGGACCATGTGGCCTAAATCCAGGCAAAAACCCGTTATTGCACTGAGAAACGTGAGTCCTGATTCTGGCTTTATGTCCTATTTTCTGTATCCTACATTCAGACCCCGTACCAGTCTCTAAAGACCACGGATCCGGGCCAAGTTTAGCAACGCCTTTACCCCCATAGCCCAAATTTCCTTTCCTCTCGACAATTGGAGCTTTCgggaaaaactgaaaatcctCCTCCTTCCTCACTTCCAGGGACCCACCGTGCTTAAAatccatccccatccctcccccCGCCCCCCCAAGCACCCGCTCATCACCAGGACATCCTGAGCACGCATCACCCCGAGGGGAAGTAGGGCACGTCGCTGTGGTAGTTGTAGTCGGGGCACACCTTCTGCACCAGCCGGTAGTCTATGCTGTAGAAGGTGATGTAGATGCAGATGACTTTGAAGGGCTTGGAGCAGACCCAGGAGACGTGGCTCTGGGTGTGCTCGTGGTAGCAGGTCTTGGATGGGTCGTACGTGCACAGCGTGGTTTTCTTGGCACGGTCCACTTTCTCGTACTCCACGCGACAGTTGAAGATTTTGGATTCTTTGGCCTCGATGAAGATTTGCTGCTCCAGGTCGAACTCAACAGCCTTGGTGGGAGGGACGAGGCTGACCGAGATGTTCCCCTGCCCGGTGGAGTTGTGGCGGAAGAAGACATTGACGGTGCCGTTGCCGTGATCCACCACCTTGCCGGTGATCAAGAGGTTCAACTTCACCGTCTTGATGTTGGAATAGAAATCTCCCCAGCCaaaaatttttttaagtttgcCCGAGGCCGACTCCAAGTCCCTCTGTCCTCGGGGATGTGGAGCGTGATCCCGCTCCGAGAGGTTGTCCAGGATATCCCACAGCTCCCGCGAGCTGCTCACCAGCTCCAGGAGGGTCACGTTCTGCAGCAAGGTTGGGGTGAGCAGGGGCTTGGTGGGGAGCAGCTCTCCGGTCTCCTGTGCTTGGTCTCCCTCCTGGCTCTCAGGCTCACGCTGCTCAGCGCCTTTCCTTGGCCCTTCTTGGCCACAGACCACCTGAACATAGTGATGGCAGAGCGTgaggggttggtgctgggtaCCTGCCCCCTTGCCCTATCTTGTTCTCCAGTCATCCCACCATCTCCCGGTATGACCCAGCCATCCTCTTTCCTATTCCTGCTCTCCTtatctcccttttcttttgtcttcccATTCTGCCACCTTTCTATATCCCCTATTTCCTTTCTGGCACcaattttttccccatccttCTCTTGGTTGCTCAGGGAATAGGTGAGGGGAGCTGGGATAGATGTGTTTTCCCCAGTGGGAACACCTTGGGCAGAGCCATTACACCCAGAGGATCCCCGATGGGCAGAGGGTGCACATCAGGGTGCCTTCATGGCTTTTCCACCAGTTTTGAGGCTGACAGCACGCTCACAGACCCCTCTTCTGACCTCCAAACCATGCCACGGTCTGgtggagagatggagccaggagcagcagaagtGAGCGAGTGCCCAATCCTGAGCTTCTCTGCAAACTCCTTTCCATTCTCTACCAGCATGACGGTACCTGGTAGGGCATCACAGACCCCATACAGGTGCAGGTGGGGGTTGGGGGGCTGCCCCATAGTTGCAGGTAGGTGGGCACCCAGCAGGCAGGTGGGTGCGAGGCAGCACATCCTTCCTGGTGGGATGCAGATGCTGCAGCCCCATCGCTCCGGGCGAGGTGGGGGGAAAAGCACCGATGCTCGGGAGCGATCCCGGCGCCNNNNNNNNNNNNNNNNNNNNNNNNNNNNNNNNNNNNNNNNNNNNNNNNNNNNNNNNNNNNNNNNNNNNNNNNNNNNNNNNNNNNNNNNNNNNNNNNNNNNNNNNNNNNNNNNNNNNNNNNNNNNNNNNNNNNNNNNNNNNNNNNNNNNNNNNNNNNNNNNNNNNNNNNNNNNNNNNNNNNNNNNNNNNNNNNNNNNNNNNNNNNNNNNNNNNNNNNNNNNNNNNNNNNNNNNNNNNNNNNNNNNNNNNNNNNNNNNNNNNNNNNNNNNNNNNNNNNNNNNNNNNNNNNNNNNNNNNNNNNNNNNNNNNNNNNNNNNNNNNNNNNNNNNNNNNNNNNNNNNNNNNNNNNNNNNNNNNNNNNNNNNNNNNNNNNNNNNNNNNNNNNNNNNNNNNNNNNNNNNNNNNNNNNNNNNNNNNNNNNNNNNNNNNNNNNNNNNNNNNNNNNNNNNNNNNNNNNNNNNNNNNNNNNNNNNNNNNNNNNNNNNNNNNNNNNNNNNNNNNNNNNNNNNNNNNNNNNNNNNNNNNNNNNNNNNNNNNNNNNNNNNNNNNNNNNNNNNNNNNNNNNNNNNNNNNNNNNNNNNNNTAAGCGGGGGAACGTCAGCCAGGGGAAAGGGAGGGGGTGTCCCCCTTTAGAAGCAGCTTCCTCGATCCCCCCCTTCGCCCATGGGGAGCTCCGGGCGGCGGTACCGGACCGGGGGGGAGGCGGCTCCCGCCGCTGCTTCACCGCTGCCGCCGCTCGCCGCCTTCTCGGGGACCGCTGCAAACTCCGCTCCgtgccttcctcccctcccttccttccaggTGCCGGGAGCCGAGCGGCACCTCCGAGCGTAACCCTTTGCTGTCTGGCACCGCGTCCCCAAAGGAGGCCCGGGGGGAGTCCCCAagggcagtgtggggatggggtgcTGGGAAGTCCCCGAAGGGATGGATAGGGCACAGAGGGGGTCCCCAAAGGGCAGCATGGAGATACGGCTCTGGGGGGTCCCCAAAGGGATGGATAGGACACAAGGGGGGTCTCCAAACGGCAGCATGGAGATGGAGAACTGGGGGGTCCTCAAAACGCTAAATGGGGCACAGGGGGGTCCTCAAATGGCAGCGTGGGCTTGAGGCAAAAGGGAGTCCCCGAAGGGATGGATAGGGCGCAGGGGGTTCCCCAAAGGACAGCATGGAGATGGGGTTTTGGGGGGTCCCCAAAAGGCCGAATGGGGTACAGAGGGGGGTATCCTTAAAAGATAGCATAGAGATTGGGCACTGCGGGGTCCCCAAAGGGCAGCATGGAGATGGGGTACTGAGGGGTCCCCAGAAAGCCAAATGGTGTGCAGGGGAGTGGTCCTCACATGGCAGTGTTGGGCTGAGGCACAAGGGTGTCCCCAAAGGGACAGATAGGGAACAGGGGGTCCTCAAAGGGCCAGATGAGGCACAGAGGGGTCCCCAAGTGTTGGGTTGGGTGCTGTCAGGCAATGGAGTCTCCATGGAGAGGAGCATCCCAGATATAAAGGGAGCGAAGCAGTGTGCAAAATGGCCAGGGCTGCCTTAGATGCTTCTTTATCTTTGCACCAGGAAACCAGGCAGTATCATAGTGCTCCCCTCCACCTTGGggctcattttatttccattccattccctccatcaggaaaaaacaataaaaaacttctttttccaacAGTCATCCAAAGGAAGAccaggaaaaaagagagaggaaacaaaaaaaaaatagaaccaTAGATTTCCAGAGGTATGAGGGGGTGGTTGGATGTGAGCCTGTGCAGAATGCGAGGGTTatgaaggaagtttttcagcgtagttgtgatttttgtttctgcatccgCATGCCTTAattctgagcagtgctgctctgcccttcCTTATCCACGGCTGTGCTGAGCATTGCTCCTCAGGCTTTGGAAattaaaaaggaacaagaaaatgTAGATTCTGTTCCCCGAGCCAGGCGGTTCGGTTTGTGTGCTATCCCAGAAGTAAGGGATGGCAGGCTGCGTTGTgcttaaaaaggaaacagaactcATTGGTTGGCTTTGGTGCGACACAAAGACGGAGCCTTGctggtttgggtttgtttcaCTGAAGGGAACAGTTGTCCTTCTCCCATCTCTCAGCAGAAGTTGCAGTAAGAAGTCACTTGCCAGGGACAGGGCTTGAATGAAACCCAGCATTTCTCAAACCCCAGGCAACGATTGCATTCCTTCCCATCAGATTATCTCCTGTATCCTGCCCATATCCACCCCCCCCTTCCCAACCTTCTCCCCCCCTTTGCTCTT from Meleagris gallopavo isolate NT-WF06-2002-E0010 breed Aviagen turkey brand Nicholas breeding stock chromosome 29, Turkey_5.1, whole genome shotgun sequence carries:
- the NXPH3 gene encoding neurexophilin-3; the protein is MGQPPNPHLHLYGVCDALPGTVMLVENGKEFAEKLRIGHSLTSAAPGSISPPDRGMGKGAGTQHQPLTLCHHYVQVVCGQEGPRKGAEQREPESQEGDQAQETGELLPTKPLLTPTLLQNVTLLELVSSSRELWDILDNLSERDHAPHPRGQRDLESASGKLKKIFGWGDFYSNIKTVKLNLLITGKVVDHGNGTVNVFFRHNSTGQGNISVSLVPPTKAVEFDLEQQIFIEAKESKIFNCRVEYEKVDRAKKTTLCTYDPSKTCYHEHTQSHVSWVCSKPFKVICIYITFYSIDYRLVQKVCPDYNYHSDVPYFPSG